The following DNA comes from Croceicoccus sp. YJ47.
TCGAGCGCCGCATAGAGCGCCTCCCGCACGGCCAGTTCGCGAAACTGCGGCCGGGCAAGATTGAGGTAGAAGGACTCCACCGAGGAGGCGAGCACCGGCTCGACCACCATGCCGGGCAGCTTGCGCGCCTCGTCGTAATTGTCGGGACTGATATAGACCTGCCCGACCAGATCGATGCCCCCGCTCTTGAACTGCGTGTAAAGCACGGTGATGTCGGGGATATATTTGAAGATCAGCAGGTCGAGATAGGGCCCCTCGCCGAAATAATCCGGGTTGGCGACCAGTTCGAGATGGTCGCCCGCCATCCGTGCGCCCCATTTGAACGGCCCGGTCCCGATCGGCGCCTGATTGAAGGCGGCATTATTGGGATCGGCCTCGTTCTCGAACATGTGGCGGGGCACGATGAACGTTTCAGTAAGGAAGGACAGATAGGGCGCAAACGGCTCCTCCATCCGCCAGGTCAGCTCGGTCGGCGAGACCACTTCGATGTCCCGCACCAGCGTATGGCCGGACGTGCGCCAGGCACGAAAATCGGGATCGGTGATCAGCTCGAGCGTGAACTTCACGTCCTCAGCGGTGAACGGCCTGCCATCGTGCCAGCGCACATCGTCGCGCAGGCGAACGCGCCAGCGCAGCCCGTCTTCGGAAATGCCACCGTTTTCGAGGCTGGGAACCTCGGCCGCCAGATGCGGCTGCACCAGCCCGTCGGGATCCATCCGGACCAAGGGATCGAACAGCGAGAACAACACGCCGTCGTCCACTTCGCCATGCACCATCAGCGGGTTGAAAACGGTCGGCTCCTGCGACAGCCCGACCACGACGCTGTCGACGCCGTCCGCGGTGGACATTGCCGTCGTCGACGACGCCGCCTGCGAACCGCTGTCGGGCCGGCTGACAAGGTTCCAGGCGATTACGCCGCCGCCCCCGACCGCCAGTGCCGCGAGGATCTTGCGCCGGTCGAAACCGCGCCGCGTGGTGCTGTCGCTCATCGGTTCATTCCTGTCTGCGGTGCCGCCGTCGTCCCGGCTGGCGGGCTTGCATCCCGGCCCGGAATGGCCGCGACCAGTTCGCGCGTGTAGTCCGACCGGGGCGACATGAAGATTTGCGAGGGTGCCCCATATTCCACGACGCGCCCCTTCTGCATCACCGCGATTTCGTCGCAGATCTGGCTCGCCACCCGAAGATCGTGGGTGATGAAGATCATCGCCACCCCGGTTTCGCGCTGGATCTCTTCCAGAAGTTGCAGGATCTGGGCCTGGATCGACACGTCGAGCGCCGACACCGCCTCGTCCGCGATCAGCAGCTTGGGCTTGAACATCAACGCGCGCGCGATGCCCACGCGCTGCCTCTGCCCGCCGGAAAATTCGTGCGGATAACGGTCATACGCGCCGGGATCGAGGCCGACATGCTCGAGCAGCGCCATCGCCTGCCGGCGCGCCTCGTCCTGCTCCATGCCATGCGCGACGGGGCCGACCGTCAGGCTGTACCCGATCGTCGCGCGCGGATTGAGCGAGGCGAACGGATCCTGGAAAATCATCTGGATCTTCGTGCGCAGCGGCTTGAATTCACGCTCCGAAAGGCCTGCGATGTCGCGCCC
Coding sequences within:
- a CDS encoding peptide ABC transporter substrate-binding protein — translated: MSDSTTRRGFDRRKILAALAVGGGGVIAWNLVSRPDSGSQAASSTTAMSTADGVDSVVVGLSQEPTVFNPLMVHGEVDDGVLFSLFDPLVRMDPDGLVQPHLAAEVPSLENGGISEDGLRWRVRLRDDVRWHDGRPFTAEDVKFTLELITDPDFRAWRTSGHTLVRDIEVVSPTELTWRMEEPFAPYLSFLTETFIVPRHMFENEADPNNAAFNQAPIGTGPFKWGARMAGDHLELVANPDYFGEGPYLDLLIFKYIPDITVLYTQFKSGGIDLVGQVYISPDNYDEARKLPGMVVEPVLASSVESFYLNLARPQFRELAVREALYAALDREAIIGSLYHGVPQITETFMPQQSFYHNPDLPAQEYNPEKARAILDAAGWRPGADGIREKNGVRLAFENSTTSGDHLREMVQQYLQQTFREIGAEMTIANLPPAVMWGDFWTQSRFDSVIVGSTYLIGADPDVTNRLHSKSITAQGGSGSNNAQYKNSEVDVLLDKAARTFDVEERRKLYFRVQEIVRHDLPLLPIFQYKNVFGRSADIKGFEPNSNTRTESWNAASWYLANGDKQPGGERDPVRTSSRAGPVSRLPSQKKEG